A stretch of the Azorhizobium caulinodans ORS 571 genome encodes the following:
- a CDS encoding glutamate--tRNA ligase, with translation MPYTPPPVFRFAPSPTGLIHVGNARTALLNALLARRAGGTFVLRFDDTDAVRSRAEFAEAIAQDLVWLGIPPDHTVRQSDRLRLYEAAVERLKGMGRLYPAYETEEELDLKRGLQRARGLPPVYDRAALALSAADRARLEAEGRRPHWRFRLDQRLVSWIDGVRGPQQVDTASLSDPVLVRADGSFLYTLPSVVDDLDMGVTDVVRGEDHVTNTAVQIELFEALGGTAPRFAHHNLLTLPNGEGLSKRLGHLSLKALREAGEEPLAVAALAVLVGTSEAVAPVESLDALTAKVDLARISRAPARFDPADLPGLTARTLHLLPFAAVKARLAELGLAADEAFWLAVRGNLERLADARGWWDVCRSDMTPAIADDDRAFLAVAADVLPPEPWDGTTYKGWIAAAKAAGGRSGRALFHPLRLALTGRETGPELAALLPLMGRARVEGRLRGRTA, from the coding sequence ATGCCCTACACGCCGCCCCCCGTATTCCGTTTCGCTCCCTCGCCCACCGGCCTCATCCATGTGGGCAATGCGCGCACCGCCTTGCTGAACGCGCTGCTGGCCCGGCGGGCTGGCGGCACTTTCGTGCTGCGCTTCGACGATACCGATGCGGTCCGCTCCCGCGCCGAATTCGCGGAGGCTATCGCTCAGGATCTCGTGTGGCTGGGCATTCCGCCGGACCACACGGTCCGGCAGTCCGACCGCCTGCGGCTCTACGAGGCGGCGGTCGAGCGGCTGAAGGGCATGGGGCGGCTTTATCCCGCGTACGAGACAGAGGAAGAGCTCGACCTCAAGCGCGGCCTGCAGCGGGCCCGTGGCCTGCCGCCGGTCTATGACCGGGCGGCGCTGGCACTCAGCGCGGCCGACCGGGCGCGGCTGGAGGCGGAAGGACGCCGTCCCCACTGGCGCTTCCGGCTGGACCAGCGGTTGGTGAGCTGGATCGATGGCGTGCGCGGCCCGCAGCAGGTGGACACGGCGAGCCTCTCCGATCCGGTTCTTGTGCGTGCCGACGGCAGCTTCCTCTACACGCTCCCCTCCGTGGTGGACGATCTCGACATGGGCGTCACCGACGTGGTTCGCGGCGAGGATCATGTCACCAACACCGCCGTCCAGATCGAGCTGTTCGAGGCGCTGGGCGGCACGGCCCCGCGCTTTGCCCACCACAATCTCCTGACGCTGCCGAATGGCGAGGGCCTGTCCAAGCGCCTCGGGCATCTGTCCCTGAAGGCGCTGCGCGAGGCGGGCGAGGAGCCGCTCGCGGTGGCGGCGCTGGCGGTGCTCGTGGGCACGTCCGAAGCGGTCGCGCCGGTGGAAAGCCTTGATGCGCTCACCGCCAAGGTGGACCTCGCCCGCATCTCCCGCGCACCGGCGCGGTTCGATCCGGCCGATCTGCCGGGCCTCACCGCGCGCACGCTCCATCTCCTGCCGTTCGCGGCGGTCAAGGCGCGTCTGGCGGAACTGGGCCTTGCCGCCGACGAAGCCTTCTGGCTGGCGGTGCGCGGCAATCTTGAACGCCTCGCCGACGCGCGGGGCTGGTGGGACGTCTGCCGGTCCGACATGACGCCGGCCATCGCCGACGACGACCGGGCCTTCCTCGCCGTGGCCGCAGACGTGCTGCCGCCGGAGCCATGGGACGGAACGACCTACAAGGGCTGGATCGCGGCGGCCAAGGCAGCCGGCGGGCGCAGCGGCAGGGCGCTGTTCCATCCTCTGCGGCTGGCGCTGACGGGGCGCGAGACGGGGCCGGAGCTGGCGGCCTTGCTGCCGCTGATGGGCCGGGCCCGCGTCGAGGGCCGGCTGCGCGGGCGCACCGCCTGA
- a CDS encoding DUF2865 domain-containing protein has product MTAVRWISLAVAALAFAPVAAGAQAVMPAQAQGQPVQTQAQGPGPSCMQLEGALAQIDRGGDPAAQQRAQQAQQMRLQLDQLVSQAKGMNCDAPRGFFIFQGPPRPAQCDQVDDQISRLRASIASLDRANGDKDGQRRQLIVALAQNNCGPQYRAAAQNIVAPQPQQQRQAARPRGFFETLFGGPVNSEPEEAPGVDVQPMDLPKSSTYRTVCVRTCDGFFFPISYATIPAKFASDDALCHRLCPAAEAQLYTYRNPGEDIQQATSVTGKPYMSLPTALLYRKQMVSGCSCRAPGQSWAQALAGLDDQSTLEKGDILVTEEQAKAMSQPRPMGDQNAASSRSNRNASSRSSGGNQLDATSATNAAPLAPASEQPGQRPVRVVPSTGGTGNY; this is encoded by the coding sequence ATGACAGCAGTGCGGTGGATTAGCCTTGCGGTGGCGGCGCTCGCCTTCGCGCCGGTGGCGGCCGGGGCCCAGGCGGTGATGCCGGCCCAGGCGCAGGGACAGCCCGTTCAGACCCAGGCCCAGGGTCCGGGCCCCTCCTGCATGCAGCTCGAAGGGGCGCTCGCCCAGATCGATCGCGGCGGCGACCCGGCCGCCCAGCAGCGTGCCCAGCAGGCCCAGCAGATGCGCCTCCAGCTGGACCAGCTGGTCTCGCAGGCCAAGGGCATGAATTGCGATGCCCCGCGCGGCTTCTTCATCTTCCAGGGCCCGCCCCGCCCCGCCCAGTGCGATCAGGTGGACGACCAGATCTCGCGCCTGCGTGCGTCCATCGCCAGCCTTGATCGGGCCAACGGCGACAAGGACGGCCAGCGCCGCCAGCTCATCGTGGCCCTCGCCCAGAACAATTGCGGGCCGCAGTACCGCGCCGCCGCCCAGAACATCGTTGCGCCGCAGCCTCAACAGCAGCGTCAGGCGGCCCGTCCGCGCGGCTTCTTCGAGACCCTGTTCGGCGGTCCGGTGAACAGCGAGCCGGAGGAAGCGCCCGGCGTCGACGTCCAGCCGATGGACCTGCCGAAGTCCTCGACCTACCGCACCGTGTGCGTGCGCACCTGCGACGGCTTCTTCTTCCCGATTTCCTACGCCACCATCCCGGCCAAGTTCGCCAGCGATGACGCGCTCTGCCACCGCCTGTGCCCGGCGGCGGAAGCCCAGCTCTACACCTATCGCAATCCCGGCGAGGACATCCAGCAGGCGACCTCGGTCACCGGCAAGCCCTACATGTCGCTGCCGACGGCCCTGCTCTATCGCAAGCAGATGGTCTCGGGCTGCTCCTGCCGCGCCCCCGGCCAGTCCTGGGCGCAGGCGCTTGCCGGCCTCGACGACCAGTCCACTCTGGAAAAGGGCGACATCCTCGTCACCGAGGAACAGGCGAAGGCCATGTCCCAGCCCCGCCCGATGGGCGACCAGAACGCCGCGTCGAGCCGCAGCAACCGCAACGCCTCCTCGCGCAGCAGCGGCGGCAACCAACTGGACGCCACCTCGGCCACCAATGCGGCCCCGCTGGCCCCCGCCTCCGAGCAGCCGGGGCAGCGACCGGTCCGCGTGGTGCCTTCCACCGGCGGCACCGGCAATTACTGA
- a CDS encoding TRAP transporter substrate-binding protein — translation MDRQRRRFLGASATAALASTTVAMPAIAQTSPEVKWRLTSSFPRSLDTIYGTAQTLAKMVSDATDGKFQIQTFPAGEIVGGLQALDAVSNGSVECAHTGTYFYIGKDPTLAFGTGVPFGFNSRQQHSWWFFGGGDEIINSVLKNYNVLGIPAGNSGCQMGGFFRKELNTLDDLKGLKFRIGGIGGQVLAKLGVVPQQLAPGDVYPALERGTLDAAEFVGPYDDEKLGLVKVAKYYYYPGWWEGGAMLHLIINQEQWDKLPKHYQAILRNACEAANNWMLAKYDAVNPPALRRLVQQGAELRAFPQPIMEAGYKASFELYHELAAQNPSFKKALDSMLAMRNEQLVWWQIAEYSYDSFSIRMRGRN, via the coding sequence ATGGATCGCCAACGCCGCCGGTTCCTCGGCGCCTCTGCCACGGCCGCCCTTGCCTCGACGACGGTCGCCATGCCGGCCATCGCCCAGACGAGCCCCGAGGTGAAGTGGCGCCTGACGTCGTCCTTCCCGCGCTCGCTGGACACCATCTACGGCACCGCCCAGACGCTGGCCAAGATGGTTTCCGACGCCACGGACGGCAAGTTCCAGATCCAGACCTTCCCGGCGGGCGAGATCGTCGGCGGCCTGCAGGCGCTCGATGCCGTGTCCAACGGCTCGGTGGAATGCGCCCACACCGGCACCTATTTCTACATCGGCAAGGATCCGACGCTCGCCTTCGGCACCGGCGTGCCCTTCGGCTTCAATTCGCGCCAGCAGCACTCCTGGTGGTTCTTCGGCGGCGGCGATGAAATCATCAACAGCGTGCTGAAGAACTACAACGTCCTCGGCATTCCGGCCGGCAACTCCGGTTGCCAGATGGGCGGCTTCTTCCGCAAGGAGCTGAATACGCTGGACGACCTGAAGGGCCTGAAGTTCCGCATCGGCGGCATCGGCGGTCAGGTTCTCGCCAAGCTCGGCGTCGTGCCGCAGCAACTCGCCCCCGGCGACGTCTATCCGGCTCTGGAGCGCGGCACGCTCGATGCGGCCGAATTCGTCGGCCCCTATGACGACGAGAAGCTCGGCCTCGTGAAGGTGGCCAAGTATTATTATTATCCCGGCTGGTGGGAGGGCGGCGCCATGCTGCACCTCATCATCAACCAGGAGCAGTGGGACAAGCTGCCCAAGCACTATCAGGCCATTCTGCGCAACGCCTGCGAGGCGGCCAACAACTGGATGCTGGCGAAGTATGACGCGGTGAACCCGCCCGCCCTGCGCCGTCTGGTGCAGCAGGGCGCGGAGCTGCGGGCCTTCCCGCAGCCGATCATGGAGGCGGGCTACAAGGCCTCCTTCGAGCTCTATCACGAGTTGGCGGCCCAGAACCCCAGCTTCAAGAAGGCGCTCGACAGCATGCTGGCGATGCGCAACGAGCAGCTCGTGTGGTGGCAGATCGCCGAATACTCCTACGACAGCTTCTCCATCCGCATGCGCGGCCGGAACTGA
- a CDS encoding CreA family protein — protein MTPSVFRSLRGAALFAGALLLGLSAISAEAASQEPDPIFKKSTVWKFMTPDDKLAVYGIDDPVVNGVACHFTTPERGGVKGMIGIAEEVSDISLACRQIGPITIKEKFEQGDVVFRQSRSLFFKKMQIVRGCDTKRNVLVYLVYSDKLIEGSPKNSTSTVPIMPWGTSGDVPRCADYVK, from the coding sequence ATGACCCCGTCCGTTTTCCGTTCCCTTCGCGGCGCCGCTCTCTTCGCGGGCGCCCTCCTGCTGGGACTGTCCGCCATCAGTGCGGAAGCCGCCTCCCAGGAGCCGGATCCCATCTTCAAGAAGTCCACCGTGTGGAAGTTCATGACGCCGGACGACAAGCTCGCCGTCTATGGCATCGACGACCCGGTGGTGAACGGGGTGGCCTGCCATTTCACGACGCCTGAGAGGGGGGGCGTGAAGGGCATGATCGGCATTGCCGAGGAGGTGTCGGATATCTCGCTCGCCTGCCGGCAGATCGGACCCATCACCATCAAGGAGAAGTTTGAGCAGGGGGACGTCGTCTTCCGCCAGTCGCGATCGCTCTTCTTCAAGAAGATGCAGATCGTGCGCGGCTGCGACACCAAGCGCAACGTGCTCGTCTATCTGGTCTATTCGGACAAGCTGATCGAAGGCAGCCCGAAGAATTCCACCTCGACCGTGCCCATCATGCCCTGGGGCACATCGGGCGACGTTCCGCGCTGCGCGGATTACGTGAAGTAG
- the cysS gene encoding cysteine--tRNA ligase, translated as MELRLYNTLTRSKDAFRPLDPNLVRLYVCGPTVYDHAHIGNARPVIVFDVLFRLLRRLYGADHVRYVRNITDVDDKINARAAERSISIRELTEETYAWFRDDTAALGCLRPDVEPRATEHILEMQALIERLVASGHAYVAEEHVLFHVPSMPEYGKLSRRPLDEMLNGARVDVAPFKRDPMDFVLWKPSTEGQPGWPSPCGIATPGRPGWHIECSAMSWRHLGETFDIHGGGIDLVFPHHENEIAQSRCAFDSGSMAQVWMHNGFLLVEGEKMSKSLGNFVTIRELLTDWPGEVLRLAMLSTHYRQPINWTRQGIGFAAKTLDKWYRVIGDVEAETGEGNPFESEIADRLGDDLNSPSAITHLHHLADVAEHEDASSALKRRFKSAANLMGLLHETETEWRARQRAAVSVDPDAIAALIADRNAARKARDFATADHIREQLASQGIVLMDNKDGTTSWELTR; from the coding sequence ATGGAGCTGCGGCTCTACAACACCCTGACGCGGTCGAAGGATGCCTTCCGCCCGCTCGATCCCAATCTCGTGCGCCTCTATGTGTGCGGCCCCACGGTCTATGACCATGCCCACATCGGCAACGCCCGTCCGGTCATCGTCTTCGACGTGCTGTTCCGCCTGCTGCGGCGGCTCTACGGCGCCGACCATGTGCGCTATGTGCGCAACATCACGGACGTGGACGACAAGATCAACGCCCGCGCGGCCGAGCGCAGCATCTCCATCCGTGAGCTGACGGAAGAGACCTATGCCTGGTTCCGGGACGACACGGCGGCCCTCGGCTGCCTGCGGCCGGACGTGGAGCCCCGCGCCACCGAGCACATCCTTGAGATGCAGGCGCTGATCGAGCGGCTGGTGGCGAGCGGCCATGCCTATGTGGCCGAGGAGCACGTGCTCTTCCATGTGCCGTCCATGCCGGAATACGGCAAGCTCTCCCGCCGCCCGCTGGACGAGATGCTGAATGGCGCCCGCGTGGATGTGGCCCCCTTCAAGCGCGACCCGATGGATTTCGTGCTATGGAAGCCCAGCACCGAAGGCCAGCCGGGCTGGCCCTCGCCCTGCGGCATCGCGACGCCCGGCCGTCCCGGCTGGCATATCGAGTGCTCGGCCATGTCCTGGCGGCATCTGGGCGAGACCTTCGATATCCATGGCGGCGGCATCGACCTCGTGTTCCCGCACCATGAAAACGAGATCGCCCAGTCGCGCTGCGCCTTCGACAGCGGGTCCATGGCGCAGGTGTGGATGCACAACGGCTTCCTGCTGGTGGAAGGCGAGAAGATGTCGAAGTCGCTCGGCAACTTCGTCACCATCCGCGAACTTCTGACTGACTGGCCGGGCGAAGTGCTGCGCCTCGCCATGCTCTCCACCCATTATCGCCAGCCCATCAACTGGACCCGGCAGGGCATCGGTTTCGCCGCCAAGACGCTCGACAAGTGGTACCGCGTCATCGGCGACGTGGAAGCGGAGACGGGGGAGGGCAATCCGTTCGAGAGCGAGATCGCCGACCGGCTGGGCGATGATCTCAACTCGCCCTCGGCCATTACCCACCTGCACCATCTGGCGGACGTGGCCGAGCATGAGGACGCCTCCTCAGCGCTGAAGCGGCGCTTCAAGAGCGCGGCCAATCTCATGGGCCTCCTGCACGAGACGGAGACCGAGTGGCGCGCCCGCCAGCGGGCTGCCGTCTCCGTGGACCCGGATGCCATCGCCGCGCTGATCGCCGATCGCAACGCCGCCCGCAAGGCGCGCGACTTCGCCACCGCCGATCATATCCGCGAGCAACTGGCCTCGCAGGGCATCGTGCTGATGGACAATAAGGACGGAACCACCTCCTGGGAGCTGACGCGATGA
- a CDS encoding GNAT family N-acetyltransferase: MSTTALRPALPGDTSMLASIFRSSIFELTEEDYDDDQQEAWAEAADDEEAFGTRLADQLTLVATRDGEPVGFVSVKDNAVIDLLYVRPDVAGEGVGTLLCDAAEKLAEARGAKSLKADASDTALGFFQARGYVPQRRNTVPLGEVWLANTTVEKTFGPGSAMQ, encoded by the coding sequence ATGAGCACCACGGCCCTGCGCCCCGCCTTGCCCGGCGACACCTCCATGCTCGCCTCCATCTTCCGCTCGTCCATCTTCGAGCTGACGGAGGAGGATTATGACGACGACCAGCAGGAAGCCTGGGCGGAGGCCGCCGATGACGAGGAGGCCTTCGGCACGCGCTTGGCTGACCAACTGACACTGGTGGCGACACGCGACGGCGAGCCCGTTGGCTTCGTCTCTGTGAAGGACAATGCCGTCATCGACCTGCTCTATGTCCGCCCGGACGTGGCGGGGGAGGGCGTCGGCACACTTCTGTGCGATGCCGCCGAGAAGCTGGCGGAAGCCCGTGGCGCCAAGAGCCTGAAGGCGGATGCGAGCGACACGGCGCTCGGCTTCTTCCAGGCGCGTGGCTACGTGCCCCAGCGGCGCAACACCGTGCCGCTGGGCGAGGTGTGGCTCGCCAACACGACAGTCGAGAAGACCTTCGGCCCCGGGAGCGCCATGCAATGA
- the cimA gene encoding citramalate synthase, whose amino-acid sequence MTAASPAARERLYLFDTTLRDGAQTNGVDFTLADKLNVIGLLNRLGVDYVEAGYPGANPTDTQLFAQKRPSAARVTAFGMTKRAGRSVSNDPGVAALLAAEADAICFVAKASAFQVRVALETTEEENLASIRESVAAAVAAGREALVDCEHFFDGFKENPDFALACAEAAYQAGARWVVLCDTNGGTLPHEVEAIVARVTARVPGSHVGIHAHNDTEQAVANSLAAVRAGARQIQGTLNGLGERCGNANLCSLIPTLLLKGDYAERFETGVSREALAEIGVVSRTLDEMLNRSPDRHAPYVGESAFATKAGIHASAILKDPATYEHVPPEAVGNQRRVLVSDQAGRSNVLAELERLGVPVDRADPRLARLLDEVKEREALGYAYEAADASFALLARRMLHSVPDFFTVERFSVKVERRYNAKGEMTTVAEAIVKVRVGDEVFISAAEGNGPVNALDVALRKDLGKYQPYIAGLRLTDYRVRILNGGTEAVTRVLVESTDESGARWTTVGVSPNIIDASFEALLDSITWQLLRSGAPG is encoded by the coding sequence ATGACCGCTGCCAGCCCCGCCGCGCGCGAACGGCTCTATCTGTTCGACACCACCCTGCGCGACGGGGCGCAGACGAACGGCGTGGATTTCACGCTGGCGGACAAGCTCAACGTCATCGGCCTCCTGAACCGGCTGGGCGTCGATTATGTGGAGGCCGGCTATCCCGGCGCCAATCCCACCGACACGCAGCTCTTCGCCCAGAAGCGACCCTCGGCCGCCAGGGTGACGGCCTTTGGCATGACCAAGAGGGCCGGCCGCTCGGTCTCGAATGATCCGGGTGTGGCCGCGCTGCTGGCGGCGGAGGCGGATGCCATCTGCTTCGTCGCCAAGGCTTCCGCCTTTCAGGTGCGGGTGGCGCTGGAGACCACGGAAGAGGAAAACCTCGCCTCCATCCGCGAGAGTGTCGCGGCGGCGGTCGCCGCCGGCCGCGAGGCGCTGGTGGATTGCGAGCATTTCTTCGACGGCTTCAAGGAAAATCCGGATTTCGCTCTCGCCTGCGCCGAGGCCGCCTATCAGGCCGGTGCCCGCTGGGTGGTGCTGTGCGACACCAATGGCGGCACGCTGCCCCATGAGGTGGAGGCGATCGTCGCCCGCGTGACGGCGCGCGTGCCGGGTAGCCACGTGGGCATCCACGCCCATAATGACACCGAGCAGGCGGTGGCCAATTCGCTCGCCGCCGTGCGGGCTGGCGCCCGGCAGATCCAGGGCACGCTGAACGGCCTGGGCGAGCGGTGCGGCAATGCCAATCTGTGCTCCCTCATCCCCACTCTGCTGCTGAAGGGCGACTATGCGGAGCGCTTCGAGACCGGCGTGAGCCGGGAGGCGCTGGCGGAGATCGGCGTCGTGTCCCGCACGCTGGATGAGATGCTCAACCGCTCACCGGATCGTCATGCGCCTTATGTGGGCGAGAGCGCCTTTGCCACCAAGGCGGGCATCCATGCCTCGGCGATCCTGAAAGACCCGGCGACCTACGAGCATGTGCCGCCCGAGGCGGTGGGCAACCAGCGCCGCGTGCTGGTCTCCGATCAGGCCGGGCGCTCCAATGTGCTGGCGGAGCTGGAGCGCCTCGGGGTGCCGGTGGACCGGGCCGATCCGCGTCTCGCCCGCCTTCTGGATGAGGTGAAGGAGCGCGAGGCGCTCGGCTATGCCTATGAGGCGGCCGACGCCTCCTTCGCGCTACTGGCGCGGCGCATGCTGCACAGCGTGCCCGACTTCTTCACCGTGGAGCGCTTCAGCGTGAAGGTGGAGCGCCGCTATAATGCCAAGGGCGAGATGACGACGGTGGCCGAAGCCATCGTGAAGGTGCGGGTGGGGGATGAGGTCTTCATCTCAGCTGCCGAAGGCAACGGCCCCGTGAACGCCCTCGACGTGGCGCTGCGCAAGGATCTCGGCAAATATCAGCCCTATATCGCCGGCCTGCGGCTGACGGACTATCGCGTCCGCATCCTCAATGGCGGCACCGAGGCCGTGACCCGCGTGCTCGTGGAGAGCACCGACGAGAGCGGGGCGCGCTGGACGACCGTGGGCGTCTCGCCCAACATCATCGACGCCTCATTCGAGGCATTGCTCGACTCCATCACCTGGCAGCTTCTGCGCAGCGGCGCGCCGGGCTGA